The Terriglobia bacterium genome segment GGTATTGCCGTTGCGGGTATCGGGTTCATAGGGTGGTTTGTCCGAGGATTGTTGCGCCCGGCCACACCCGCCGAGCCCAGTGAAGAAGCCGGTGTTCCGGTGCCGGTCCGCCAGGGTCCGCGCGTGAGCAGTGGCGCTGTGGCGCTGGAAGAGCCAGAAGACGAATCTGACACTGATGCGTACGCCCGCCGATGATGAACGCTTCATGCAGCGCGCGCTCGAACTGGCGCGGCAGGGCATTGGCCTGACTTCGCCGAACCCCTGCGTCGGCGCCCTGCTCGTGAACGCAAACGGCCAGGTGATCGGCGAGGGCGCGTACACCTACGACGGCCTGAAACACGGGGAAATTTTGGCGCTGGAGCAGGCTGGAGAGCGGGCGCGGGGCACGACGCTGTACATCAACCTTGAACCGTGCTCGCATCAGGGGCGCACCGGACCGTGCGCCGATGCGGTCATCGAGTCGGGCGTGCGGCGCGTGGTGGCTGCGATGCAAGATCCGAACCCACAGGTACAGGGGCAAGGATTGCAGAAGCTGAGCGCGGCCGGGATTGAGGTCACCACCGGCATTGGCGAAGACGAGGCGAGGCGGCTCAACGAGGCCTTTGCTAAACATATTCGCACGCGCACACCGCTGGTGATCTTGAAGGCGGCGATGACGCTGGACGGCAAGATCGCTCCGCCGCCGGGCGAGTCCGGGAATCCCTCGGCACTCGGCGCAGGGGGCGCCACCGGCGGTTGGATTACCAGCGCAGTGGCCCGCGCTCACGTGCACGAGTTGCGGCACGCCATGGATGCGATCATGGTCGGCGTGGGCACCGTCGTTGCCGACGATCCGCTGCTCACCGACCGCACCGGGCTGCCACGGCGGCGTGCGCTGCTGCGCGTCATTCTGGATTCCAGGTTGCGCCTGCCGCTGGAATCGCGAGTCGCGAAAACCTGCCGCGGCGACCTTCTCGTGCTGTGCTCCTTTGCCGAGGAGAAGAAGCGCAAAGCACTGGAGGAGCG includes the following:
- the ribD gene encoding bifunctional diaminohydroxyphosphoribosylaminopyrimidine deaminase/5-amino-6-(5-phosphoribosylamino)uracil reductase RibD, which codes for MRTPADDERFMQRALELARQGIGLTSPNPCVGALLVNANGQVIGEGAYTYDGLKHGEILALEQAGERARGTTLYINLEPCSHQGRTGPCADAVIESGVRRVVAAMQDPNPQVQGQGLQKLSAAGIEVTTGIGEDEARRLNEAFAKHIRTRTPLVILKAAMTLDGKIAPPPGESGNPSALGAGGATGGWITSAVARAHVHELRHAMDAIMVGVGTVVADDPLLTDRTGLPRRRALLRVILDSRLRLPLESRVAKTCRGDLLVLCSFAEEKKRKALEERGVRVEQVALGGRDGRPDLCRIVERLGGMDITSVLIEGGAMVNWAALAAGIVDKVFLYYAPKILAGSGSVPFASGPGFRRMSEAAHVKNLRLHRFGEDFAVEAYVRDPYS